The DNA window CAGGAGCGCGCGCTGCCACGAACGCGGCATCACGGCGTCACCTGGGGAGCGGCATCCAGTTCGGCGCGGATGGCGCGCACCACACTCAGCGGGTCGGCTGCGGTCAGGACCGGGCGGCCGATGACGAGGTAATCGGAACCCGCGCGAGCGGCTTCGGCCGGCGTGGCGGTGCGCACCTGGTCGCCCAGGCCATCGCCGGTCGGACGTATGCCGGGGGTGACGACGATGAGCCCCGCACCGTGGCGGCGCTTCAGCGACTCGACCTCGAGCGGCGAAGTGACAACGCCATGGAGGCCGGCATCGACGGCCAGGTTAGTGAGGCGTGCGACCTCGTCGCGTACGGAGATGATCTCCTTGTTCCACACCTGCTCCACGTCCACGGCCGTGAACGACGTCAGGATGGTCACACCGAGCAGACGCGGGCCGTCATCGCCGACCACATCGCGCGCCGCGCGCATCATGGCCTCGCCGCCCGACGCGTGGAGCGTGATCAGGTCGACATCCAGTTGCGCGGCCGATTCCACGGCGTTGGCGACGGTGCTCGGGATATCGTGGTACTTGAGATCCAGAAAGACACGGCGGCCGCGGTCGCGCAGTCCGGCGATGAAATCCGGACCGGCGCGCGTGAAGAGCGGCGAGCCGACCTTATAGAAGCCCACGCTGTCGCCCAGGCGATCGACGAGGTCGAAGGCCTGTTCGGCGGAGGGCAGATCGAGTGCGACGATGATCTCTGACATAATTTGCGCGGCCGCTATGCGAGCAGGCCGCTTCCCACGAGCTCCGTTACGCTGCCAATCCCAT is part of the Longimicrobiales bacterium genome and encodes:
- the pyrF gene encoding orotidine-5'-phosphate decarboxylase, whose protein sequence is MSEIIVALDLPSAEQAFDLVDRLGDSVGFYKVGSPLFTRAGPDFIAGLRDRGRRVFLDLKYHDIPSTVANAVESAAQLDVDLITLHASGGEAMMRAARDVVGDDGPRLLGVTILTSFTAVDVEQVWNKEIISVRDEVARLTNLAVDAGLHGVVTSPLEVESLKRRHGAGLIVVTPGIRPTGDGLGDQVRTATPAEAARAGSDYLVIGRPVLTAADPLSVVRAIRAELDAAPQVTP